A genome region from Gossypium hirsutum isolate 1008001.06 chromosome A04, Gossypium_hirsutum_v2.1, whole genome shotgun sequence includes the following:
- the LOC107960549 gene encoding L10-interacting MYB domain-containing protein-like gives MSTSAIEVSGEKVKAMWDKRLTEIFCDICIKELLEGNRREWKAWKKLKGEDTGLGWNPIKRTVDASDDWWESRLKVVPKAQKFRTSGIDPEFEGKLDQMFMGIVATGDKAWAPSSGTLRSDIFEVVNNEIPEENEEKMKNPEISSSHFKTGRKKSSKQIGGAARLSSQIEKLCNAADNMSQATSSLTHVMDPYGIPQAVKVLDSMSEEVPEASLLYFFALRLLLNKDKRIMFLSINPKIRALWLKREMEDS, from the exons ATGAGTACGTCGGCGATTGAAGTTAGTGGTGAAAAAGTGAAAGCAATGTGGGATAAGAGATTGACAGAAATATTTTGTGATATTTGTATTAAAGAGTTATTGGAAGGCAATAGGCGTG AATGGAAAGCTTGGAAGAAACTTAAAGGCGAAGATACTGGTCTAGGGTGGAATCCTATAAAAAGAACCGTTGATGCATCAGATGATTGGTGGGAGAGTAGGCTAAAG GTTGTGCCTAAAGCTCAAAAATTTAGAACATCGGGCATTGATCCTGAATTCGAAGGGAAGTTAGACCAAATGTTCATGGGGATAGTTGCTACAGGTGATAAAGCATGGGCACCTTCTTCTGGTACACTCCGTAGTgatatttttgaagttgttaacAATGAAAtacctgaagagaatgaagaaAAAAT GAAAAACCCTGAGATATCAAGTTCACATTTTAAAACTGGAAGAAAGAAATCCTCAAAGCAAATTGGAGGGGCTGCAAGATTGTCTagtcaaatagaaaaattatgcaaTGCAGCTGACAATATGAGTCAAGCCACATCTAGTTTGACTCATGTTATGGATCCATATGGTATTCCACAAGCAGTCAAAGTGCTCGACAGCATGTCGGAAGAAGTTCCAGAAGCTAGTCTGCTATACTTTTTCGCACTTAGATTATTGCTCAATAAGGACAAGCgaattatgtttttatcaattaatcccaAGATTAGAGCTTTATGGCTTAAGAGGGAAATGGAAGATAGCTGA